The Blattabacterium cuenoti genome includes a region encoding these proteins:
- the tsaB gene encoding tRNA (adenosine(37)-N6)-threonylcarbamoyltransferase complex dimerization subunit type 1 TsaB yields MSLILNLETSTKNCSVSIAKNGICLISVEECSKQPFHSDKLHTFIQYATEISKIRLKDLKSVCVSKGPGSYTSLRIGLSAAKGLCFSLGIPLLSLDTLTILSQKINIKSGFLIPMIHAKSDLFYTSLFNKSKKRLSSIFKKKIYDNFFTCLMKNEKVYFIGDIDFIDQKIFSNNRFFIKVYPSAMDMSFISYVKFCDREFDDIEKFIPFYL; encoded by the coding sequence ATGTCTTTAATTCTAAATTTAGAAACTTCTACTAAAAATTGTTCGGTAAGTATTGCTAAAAATGGAATATGTCTAATTTCTGTAGAAGAGTGTTCTAAACAACCTTTTCATTCAGATAAATTACATACATTCATACAATATGCTACAGAAATTTCTAAAATACGTCTTAAAGATTTAAAATCTGTTTGTGTCAGTAAAGGACCAGGATCGTATACTTCTTTAAGAATCGGGTTATCAGCTGCCAAAGGATTATGTTTTTCGCTAGGAATTCCTTTATTATCTTTGGATACTTTAACTATTCTGAGTCAAAAAATAAATATAAAAAGTGGATTTTTGATTCCAATGATACATGCTAAATCTGACTTATTTTATACTTCATTATTCAATAAATCAAAAAAAAGATTGAGTTCTATTTTTAAAAAAAAAATTTATGATAATTTTTTTACATGCTTAATGAAAAATGAAAAAGTCTATTTCATAGGAGATATTGATTTTATAGATCAAAAAATATTTTCTAATAATAGATTTTTTATTAAAGTTTATCCATCTGCAATGGACATGTCTTTCATTTCTTACGTTAAATTTTGTGATAGAGAATTCGATGATATTGAAAAATTTATCCCTTTTTATTTATAA
- the folE gene encoding GTP cyclohydrolase I FolE gives MLNYSINHESSSQKQAFLMSDEEKIEKIEKHFFQIMKILGLDMSDDSLRRTPKRVAKMFIQEIFSGLNPKNTPSPSIFENKYKYNQMLIEKNITVYSTCEHHFLPIVGKAHVGYISNGKVVGLSKINRIVNFYAKRPQVQERLTMQIVESLQKMLETQDVACVIEAKHLCVNSRGIRDIDSSTVTTELVGSFKKNSVIRREFLHHIGIS, from the coding sequence ATTTTGAATTATTCAATCAATCATGAAAGTTCTTCACAAAAACAGGCTTTTTTGATGAGTGATGAAGAAAAAATTGAAAAAATAGAAAAACATTTTTTTCAGATTATGAAAATATTAGGTTTAGATATGAGTGACGACAGTTTACGCCGAACACCAAAACGTGTAGCAAAAATGTTTATTCAAGAAATATTTAGCGGTCTTAATCCAAAAAACACTCCTAGTCCTTCTATTTTTGAAAATAAATATAAGTATAATCAAATGTTGATCGAAAAAAATATAACAGTTTATTCCACTTGTGAACATCATTTTCTTCCTATTGTAGGAAAAGCTCATGTTGGTTATATTTCTAATGGAAAGGTGGTAGGGCTTTCTAAAATTAATAGAATCGTGAATTTTTATGCAAAAAGACCACAAGTTCAAGAACGTTTGACCATGCAAATTGTTGAATCTTTACAAAAAATGTTAGAGACACAAGATGTAGCATGTGTGATAGAAGCAAAACACTTATGCGTAAACTCTCGTGGAATTAGAGATATAGATAGTAGCACTGTGACAACTGAACTAGTAGGATCCTTCAAAAAAAATTCAGTAATTCGAAGAGAATTTCTGCACCACATTGGAATTTCTTAA
- the cysS gene encoding cysteine--tRNA ligase, with product MEEINYMQNNLKIYNSLTGKKELFKPIHEKYVGIYVCGPTVYNHLHLGNCRTFISFDIVFRYLKHLGYKVRYVRNITDVGHLENEENDLEDKISKKSRIEGLEPMEIVQKYTLSFHNLLSLLNVQPPNIEPTATGHIIEQIDMIQKLIKKNLAYEINGSVYFNLKEYKKLYSYGILSKNKIDKLFNQKLNFSEEKDSLQDFSLWKKAHPSHIMSWNSPWGKGFPGWHIECTAMSTKYLGETFDIHGGGIDLKFPHHECELAQATGVYNKNCLAHYWMHTNMLTLNGKKMSKSTGNILELKDIIHNKFCQKPFSPSIIRFFILQSHYRSVMDFSNQGLINAKKGYSRIMKSVKILKKLHPKTSTKNHHIFNVFHWIQCCYKAINDDFNIPLLISHLFKATHVINSFSMNDIEKSHVNLLKKYMIYFVFDILGFQEEQETEKNPSEEKLKILIERLIKFRTEARKQKNWILSDRIREELSNIGIPFHDEKLF from the coding sequence ATGGAAGAAATAAATTATATGCAAAATAATTTAAAAATATATAATTCCTTAACAGGAAAAAAAGAATTATTTAAGCCTATTCATGAAAAATATGTAGGAATTTATGTTTGTGGTCCTACAGTTTACAATCACTTGCATTTGGGTAATTGTCGTACGTTTATATCATTTGATATTGTTTTTCGTTACTTAAAACATTTAGGTTATAAAGTTCGTTATGTTAGAAATATTACTGATGTTGGACATTTAGAAAATGAAGAAAACGATTTAGAAGATAAAATTTCTAAAAAATCTCGCATAGAAGGACTTGAACCTATGGAAATAGTTCAAAAATATACTCTTTCTTTTCATAATTTATTAAGTCTTTTAAATGTTCAGCCTCCAAACATAGAACCTACAGCAACGGGCCATATCATAGAACAAATAGATATGATTCAAAAATTAATTAAAAAAAATTTAGCATATGAAATAAATGGTTCTGTTTATTTTAATTTAAAAGAATATAAAAAGTTATATTCTTACGGAATTCTTAGCAAAAACAAAATCGACAAACTTTTTAATCAAAAATTAAATTTTTCAGAAGAAAAAGATAGTTTACAAGATTTTTCTCTTTGGAAAAAAGCTCATCCTAGTCATATTATGAGTTGGAATTCTCCATGGGGAAAAGGATTTCCTGGTTGGCATATAGAATGTACTGCTATGAGCACAAAATATTTGGGAGAAACTTTTGATATTCATGGAGGAGGGATAGATCTCAAATTTCCTCATCATGAATGTGAATTAGCACAAGCTACAGGTGTTTATAACAAAAATTGTCTTGCACATTATTGGATGCATACCAATATGTTAACTTTAAATGGGAAAAAAATGAGTAAATCCACAGGAAATATTTTGGAATTAAAAGATATAATTCACAATAAATTTTGTCAAAAACCTTTTTCACCTAGCATTATCAGATTTTTCATTTTGCAATCCCACTACAGAAGCGTTATGGATTTTTCAAATCAAGGACTCATTAATGCAAAAAAAGGATATTCTAGAATCATGAAATCTGTAAAAATATTAAAAAAATTACATCCAAAAACATCAACAAAAAATCATCATATTTTTAATGTATTCCATTGGATTCAATGTTGTTATAAAGCTATTAATGACGATTTTAATATTCCTCTATTAATTTCTCATTTATTTAAAGCTACTCATGTTATTAATTCTTTTTCTATGAATGATATAGAAAAATCTCATGTAAATTTATTGAAAAAATACATGATTTATTTTGTTTTCGATATTCTTGGTTTTCAAGAAGAACAAGAAACAGAAAAAAATCCTTCTGAAGAAAAATTGAAAATACTTATCGAGAGATTAATCAAATTTCGTACCGAAGCAAGAAAACAAAAAAACTGGATCCTGTCTGATAGAATTCGAGAAGAACTATCCAATATAGGAATTCCATTTCATGATGAAAAATTATTTTAA
- a CDS encoding trans-sulfuration enzyme family protein, whose protein sequence is MKEETKLIQNILSDPLTGSISTPIYQTSTYVQESPGVHKGFDYTRTNNPTRKILERLITDLEYGYGSLAFSSGLASVDAVLKLLECGDEIIAVNDIYGGTFRLLNLYKKLGLITKFVDTTNAEKAISVVSNNTKLFWLESPTNPTLKISDIEYISKESKKKNPKLLVVVDNTFASPAIQNPIKLGADIIIHSATKYLAGHSDVLAGLITVKDPDLYEKLKYIQNATGGVLSPIDCWLTIRGSQTLYLRVQKQSKNAFKVASFLEKKKDYCIDKVYYPGLQCHKNHLIAVKQQRYFGGVVSFSLKKDTIESAKKIVTSTKLFKLAESLGGTKSLICHPATMTHKSTPLDVRRNSGIQDSLIRLSLGIENVEDLIEDIDQALK, encoded by the coding sequence ATGAAGGAAGAAACAAAGCTCATTCAGAACATATTATCAGATCCTCTTACTGGTTCTATTTCTACACCAATATATCAAACATCAACTTATGTACAGGAATCTCCTGGAGTTCATAAAGGATTTGATTACACAAGAACAAATAATCCTACAAGAAAAATTCTGGAACGTTTAATCACTGATTTGGAATATGGTTATGGTAGTTTAGCGTTTTCTTCAGGATTAGCATCTGTCGATGCTGTTTTAAAATTATTAGAATGTGGAGATGAAATAATAGCTGTAAATGATATTTATGGGGGAACTTTTCGTTTATTGAATTTGTATAAAAAATTAGGACTTATTACTAAGTTTGTAGATACGACTAATGCAGAAAAAGCTATATCAGTTGTTTCTAATAATACAAAATTGTTTTGGTTGGAAAGTCCTACAAATCCTACTTTAAAGATATCTGATATAGAATACATTAGTAAAGAATCAAAAAAGAAAAATCCAAAACTACTGGTTGTAGTAGACAATACTTTTGCTTCTCCTGCTATTCAAAATCCTATCAAATTAGGTGCAGATATAATCATTCACAGTGCTACAAAATATTTAGCAGGACATTCAGATGTGTTAGCTGGATTAATTACAGTAAAAGATCCGGATTTATATGAAAAATTGAAATACATTCAGAATGCAACCGGAGGAGTTTTATCTCCTATTGATTGTTGGTTAACAATAAGAGGTAGTCAAACTTTGTATTTACGTGTTCAAAAACAATCTAAAAATGCATTTAAAGTTGCTTCTTTTTTAGAAAAGAAAAAAGATTACTGTATTGATAAGGTTTATTATCCTGGATTACAATGTCATAAAAATCATTTGATAGCAGTTAAACAACAACGGTATTTTGGAGGGGTTGTTTCTTTTAGCCTTAAGAAAGATACAATAGAATCAGCAAAAAAAATTGTAACATCGACTAAGCTGTTTAAGCTAGCAGAAAGCTTAGGAGGAACAAAAAGTTTAATTTGCCATCCAGCCACTATGACTCATAAATCTACTCCTTTGGATGTTAGAAGGAATTCTGGAATACAGGATTCTCTTATTCGTTTATCTCTAGGAATAGAAAACGTAGAAGATCTCATAGAAGATATAGACCAAGCCTTAAAATAA
- the atpB gene encoding F0F1 ATP synthase subunit A: protein MISKNLLFLFLPFLFLLSSDVEIRKSKSQEDNKMDIANTIFEHVSDSHEWRIAGSHNNGIVLSLPVILWNNGLEIFSSSKLLCGKVVQGKHGYYKMFQGKIYSTNSIGRFHLDPKGIPINEKPWDFSITKNVVALLISFFLLCYLFIRMKQSYKNYQTKWNLGIFLEFLILFIRDEIVIPNIGEKKYKTYLPFLLTSFFFILSNNLMGLIPGFPNVTGNINITFVLAITTFIITNINASKSYWKHTFWMKGVPTGIRFLLAPIEFIGIFVRPLTLCIRLFANITAGHIIILSFICLIFVFKNFFIAGFSIIFGFFISMLEIMVAFLQAFIFTTLSSLLIGMAVKNYESETHGY, encoded by the coding sequence ATGATTTCAAAAAATTTGTTATTCTTGTTTTTGCCTTTTCTTTTTCTTTTATCTTCTGATGTTGAAATTCGAAAAAGCAAAAGTCAGGAGGACAATAAAATGGATATAGCTAATACGATTTTTGAGCATGTTAGTGATTCTCATGAATGGCGCATTGCAGGTTCTCATAATAATGGAATTGTTTTATCCTTGCCTGTTATCTTGTGGAATAATGGATTAGAAATTTTTTCTTCATCTAAATTATTATGTGGAAAAGTGGTTCAAGGAAAGCATGGATATTATAAAATGTTTCAGGGGAAAATATATAGTACTAATTCAATTGGAAGATTTCATTTAGATCCAAAAGGAATTCCAATCAATGAGAAACCTTGGGATTTTTCTATTACAAAAAATGTGGTTGCTCTTTTGATTTCTTTTTTTTTATTATGTTACCTTTTTATTCGAATGAAACAGAGTTACAAAAATTATCAAACCAAATGGAATTTGGGGATTTTTTTAGAATTTTTGATTTTGTTTATACGTGATGAAATAGTGATTCCTAATATTGGAGAAAAAAAATACAAAACTTATCTACCTTTTTTGTTAACATCCTTTTTCTTTATATTATCTAATAATTTGATGGGTCTTATTCCAGGATTTCCAAACGTTACTGGAAACATAAATATCACATTTGTTTTGGCTATAACTACATTTATCATTACCAATATAAATGCAAGTAAAAGTTATTGGAAACATACTTTTTGGATGAAAGGGGTTCCAACAGGAATTAGATTTTTATTAGCTCCTATAGAGTTTATTGGAATTTTTGTTAGACCATTAACTTTGTGTATTCGTTTATTTGCTAATATAACTGCTGGACACATAATTATTTTAAGTTTTATTTGTCTTATTTTTGTTTTTAAAAATTTTTTTATAGCTGGTTTTTCCATAATTTTCGGTTTTTTCATTTCTATGTTGGAAATTATGGTGGCCTTTTTGCAAGCTTTTATTTTTACTACTTTATCTTCTTTACTTATAGGAATGGCTGTCAAAAATTATGAAAGTGAAACGCATGGATATTAA
- the atpE gene encoding ATP synthase F0 subunit C, translated as MDIDLTYSGLAALGAGIAVVGAGLGIGRIGSSAMDAIARQPEASGKIQNAMIIAAALIEGAALFGIVTTLLAVFK; from the coding sequence ATGGATATAGATTTAACTTACTCGGGTTTAGCAGCTTTAGGAGCTGGTATTGCAGTAGTAGGAGCTGGATTGGGAATTGGAAGAATAGGAAGTTCTGCAATGGATGCTATTGCTAGACAACCTGAAGCTTCAGGAAAAATACAAAATGCAATGATTATTGCAGCTGCACTGATTGAAGGAGCAGCTCTTTTTGGGATAGTCACTACATTGTTAGCTGTATTTAAATAA
- the atpF gene encoding F0F1 ATP synthase subunit B — MDLVTPSFGLIVWHSIIFVTLILFLSKFAWKPIINFIDQREEKIRMSIEKADKVKNELKNVENQKNKILKETRVKRDMILKEAIQIREKIKLKAKEESLIEKKKIIEETKKSIQIERKAAIYKLKNQIGGISIKIAEKILKKELNQTNQQDKLIKELVNKLH; from the coding sequence ATGGATCTGGTTACACCTTCTTTTGGATTGATTGTTTGGCATTCTATAATATTTGTAACACTTATATTATTTCTTTCAAAATTTGCTTGGAAGCCAATCATTAATTTTATTGATCAAAGAGAAGAAAAAATTAGAATGTCTATTGAAAAAGCGGATAAAGTGAAAAATGAATTGAAAAATGTAGAAAATCAGAAAAACAAAATATTAAAAGAAACTCGTGTGAAAAGAGATATGATTTTGAAAGAAGCTATTCAAATTAGAGAAAAAATCAAATTAAAAGCAAAAGAGGAAAGTTTGATAGAAAAGAAAAAAATTATAGAAGAAACAAAAAAAAGTATTCAAATAGAAAGAAAGGCAGCTATTTATAAATTAAAAAATCAAATAGGAGGTATTTCTATCAAAATAGCTGAAAAAATATTAAAAAAAGAGTTGAATCAAACGAATCAACAAGATAAATTAATCAAAGAATTGGTAAATAAATTACATTAA
- the atpH gene encoding ATP synthase F1 subunit delta encodes MFSNKKVIKHYARVFFEYSINNDFFYHKVKKVFSLLYQNVDLSKIIYTPLLSSKNKIRIFEKILYPFDVSIFQFVKLLIIRKRESLLKEIFLEYQEIYEEEKKGLIKCIVISAFSLNIDMKKIITHRIIKMCPKYQKKKFHIINKIDPSIIGGFLFRIGYKEWNFSVKEQLFCIKKIFKNS; translated from the coding sequence ATGTTTTCAAATAAAAAAGTAATTAAACATTACGCTAGAGTTTTTTTTGAATATTCTATCAATAATGATTTTTTTTATCATAAAGTTAAAAAAGTATTTTCTTTATTGTATCAAAATGTAGATTTAAGTAAAATTATTTATACACCATTGTTAAGTTCAAAAAACAAAATAAGAATTTTCGAAAAAATTCTTTATCCTTTTGATGTATCAATCTTTCAATTTGTAAAACTTTTAATCATACGAAAAAGAGAATCTCTTTTAAAAGAAATTTTTTTAGAATATCAAGAAATATATGAAGAAGAAAAAAAAGGACTGATAAAATGTATTGTTATTTCCGCGTTTTCTTTAAATATAGATATGAAAAAAATAATTACACATAGAATAATTAAAATGTGTCCTAAATATCAGAAAAAAAAATTTCACATAATTAACAAAATAGATCCATCTATCATTGGAGGTTTTTTGTTCCGTATAGGATACAAAGAATGGAATTTTAGTGTTAAAGAGCAATTATTTTGCATTAAAAAAATATTTAAAAATTCTTAA
- the atpA gene encoding F0F1 ATP synthase subunit alpha, giving the protein MSDLKYSEISSILKEQLSNLQFESKLSEYGIIIQVGDGVARSFGLNSAFYGELVEFHTGVKGIVLNLEEDHVSIVLLSPSKNIKEGDIVKRTRKIFSIKVGEGMLGRVVDILGNPIDGKGPIEGKLFDMPLERKAPGVIYREPVKEPLQTGIKFIDSMIPIGRGQRELIIGDRQTGKTTIAIDAIINQKKFYDKNQTVYCIYVAVSQKGSTIARVAKILQEKGAMPYTVIVAAKSSDPASIQVFAPFSGTAIGEYFRDIGRSSLVIYDDLSKQAVSYREISLLLRRPPGREAYPGDVFYLHSRLLERAAKIITDQKMAEKMNDIPESIKKEVKGGGSLTALPIIETQSGDISSYIPTNVISITDGQIFLEKDLFHSGVRPAINESISVSRVGGSAQIKSMRKISGTLKLDQAQFRELESFSKFGSELDPSTMEIIKKGKINIEILKQTPHSPYDIADQIAIIYVGTKNILKNIPIHKISDFEKEYLFYLKEKHEDLLNSLRNGMFDDQISGILEKIALELSNKYVS; this is encoded by the coding sequence ATGTCAGATTTAAAATATTCTGAAATATCATCAATTCTTAAAGAACAATTATCGAATTTACAATTCGAATCAAAATTATCTGAATATGGTATTATCATTCAAGTAGGAGATGGGGTAGCTAGATCGTTTGGTCTAAATTCAGCTTTTTATGGAGAATTAGTAGAATTTCATACCGGAGTCAAAGGTATAGTTTTGAATCTTGAAGAAGATCATGTGAGTATTGTTCTACTTAGTCCATCAAAAAATATCAAAGAAGGAGATATAGTTAAAAGAACAAGAAAAATTTTTTCTATAAAAGTAGGAGAAGGAATGTTAGGTCGTGTTGTCGATATATTAGGAAATCCTATTGATGGAAAAGGACCTATAGAAGGAAAATTATTTGATATGCCTTTAGAAAGAAAAGCTCCAGGTGTCATTTACAGAGAGCCTGTCAAAGAACCCCTTCAAACTGGGATCAAGTTTATAGATTCCATGATACCCATAGGAAGAGGACAAAGAGAATTGATTATTGGAGATCGACAAACGGGAAAAACAACTATAGCTATTGATGCTATTATCAATCAAAAAAAATTTTATGATAAAAATCAGACAGTTTATTGTATTTACGTAGCTGTTAGTCAAAAAGGATCTACAATAGCGAGAGTTGCCAAAATTCTACAAGAAAAGGGAGCTATGCCATACACAGTAATAGTTGCAGCTAAATCTTCTGATCCAGCTTCCATCCAAGTTTTTGCTCCTTTTTCAGGAACTGCTATAGGAGAATATTTTCGTGATATTGGTCGTTCTTCTTTGGTAATATATGATGATCTTTCAAAGCAAGCTGTCTCTTATAGAGAAATTTCTTTGTTATTACGACGTCCTCCTGGTAGAGAAGCATATCCAGGAGATGTTTTTTATTTACATTCTCGTCTTTTAGAACGTGCAGCTAAAATAATCACAGATCAAAAAATGGCTGAAAAAATGAATGATATTCCAGAGTCTATTAAAAAAGAGGTCAAAGGTGGAGGATCTTTAACTGCTTTACCTATTATTGAAACTCAATCTGGAGATATATCTTCTTATATTCCGACCAATGTTATTTCTATAACAGACGGGCAAATTTTTTTAGAAAAAGATTTATTTCATTCTGGAGTTCGTCCAGCAATTAATGAAAGTATATCAGTCTCTCGTGTAGGAGGATCCGCTCAAATTAAATCTATGAGAAAAATATCTGGAACTTTGAAATTAGATCAAGCTCAGTTTAGAGAATTGGAATCTTTTTCAAAATTTGGTTCTGAATTAGATCCATCAACTATGGAAATTATAAAAAAAGGAAAAATTAACATAGAAATATTAAAACAAACACCTCATTCTCCATATGATATAGCAGATCAAATAGCTATTATTTATGTTGGAACCAAAAATATATTAAAAAATATTCCTATTCATAAAATTTCAGATTTTGAAAAAGAATATCTTTTTTATTTGAAAGAAAAACATGAAGATTTATTAAATTCATTAAGAAATGGAATGTTTGATGATCAAATATCTGGAATTTTGGAAAAAATTGCTTTGGAATTAAGTAATAAATACGTATCCTAA
- the atpG gene encoding ATP synthase F1 subunit gamma, with protein sequence MSNPKEIKRRILSIESVIKTTEAMKMISIIKLRKTKKLLKNIKTYFDHIELLFSDFFLTEKKENFEKNKYFLEEGKNKLFIVFTSNRGLCGSFNSLIFEKINFFFQKKGYSHNECMFFSIGKKGFDFLEKKYEIYDKNNNWIDWGDDLTKTNEKIKLLTKKLISNFIQKKFSSIYLIYNNLLKKSLFQEIVVEKFLPFSMDFQKKKTGIYSILEPSKKEIFNYLIPKFLHAKLLKIFLKSSASEHTARMISMHQATENASDIKNDLVLNYNKERQTTITKEILEIISGLESLNEKR encoded by the coding sequence ATGTCCAATCCAAAAGAGATCAAAAGAAGAATATTATCTATAGAATCAGTTATTAAAACTACAGAAGCTATGAAAATGATCTCTATCATCAAATTACGAAAAACAAAAAAATTACTGAAAAATATCAAAACTTATTTTGATCATATAGAATTACTTTTTTCAGATTTTTTTTTAACAGAAAAAAAGGAAAATTTTGAAAAAAATAAATATTTCTTAGAAGAAGGAAAAAATAAATTATTTATTGTGTTTACTTCTAATCGTGGATTATGCGGTTCTTTTAACTCCTTAATTTTTGAAAAAATTAATTTTTTTTTTCAAAAAAAAGGTTACTCACATAATGAGTGTATGTTTTTTTCAATTGGTAAAAAAGGATTCGATTTTTTAGAAAAAAAATATGAAATATATGACAAAAATAACAATTGGATAGATTGGGGAGATGATTTAACTAAAACGAATGAAAAAATCAAACTTTTAACAAAAAAATTAATTTCAAACTTCATTCAAAAAAAATTTTCTTCTATTTATTTGATATATAACAATCTTCTAAAAAAATCCTTATTTCAAGAAATAGTTGTGGAAAAATTTCTTCCATTTTCTATGGATTTTCAAAAAAAAAAAACTGGAATTTATTCTATTTTAGAACCTTCCAAAAAAGAAATATTTAATTATTTAATTCCAAAATTTCTACATGCAAAATTATTAAAGATTTTTTTGAAATCTTCTGCATCAGAACATACAGCACGTATGATTTCCATGCACCAAGCCACAGAAAACGCATCTGACATCAAAAATGATCTAGTATTAAACTACAATAAAGAAAGACAAACTACAATTACTAAAGAAATACTTGAAATTATCAGTGGATTAGAATCTTTAAATGAAAAAAGATAA
- the trpS gene encoding tryptophan--tRNA ligase — translation MEKILTGIRSTGTPHLGNILGVIIPSVGIVNRNEKHSSFIFIADLHSMIQINNIKTIINNTYQIAAAWLAFGLNTENCFFYRQSDVSEVTELAWYFSCFFPYQRLTLAHSFKNEISKIDKRKISMGLFAYPILMAADILLYNAQIVPVGKDQLQHIEITRRIATSFNQRIGKKLFVLPNAFLQKKTMSVPGTDGKKMSKSKKNWINIFSSDEILKKQIMSIRTDSKSLEEKKDPETDYVMSLYKLIAPLDKIDKMKKKYLKGGYGYSEAKIALYELIIHKFSTERKKFFSFIKNKSLLDHILSLGAEKAKRIANERLNDIRKCLKLKPIKSN, via the coding sequence ATGGAAAAAATATTAACAGGAATTAGAAGTACAGGGACTCCTCATTTAGGAAATATTTTAGGTGTTATAATTCCATCTGTAGGCATTGTTAATAGAAATGAAAAACATTCTTCATTTATATTTATAGCAGATTTACATTCTATGATTCAAATAAATAATATAAAAACAATAATAAACAATACTTATCAAATTGCTGCAGCATGGTTAGCTTTTGGATTGAATACGGAAAATTGTTTTTTTTATAGACAATCTGATGTTTCCGAAGTGACTGAGTTAGCTTGGTATTTCAGTTGCTTTTTTCCTTATCAAAGACTTACATTAGCGCATTCATTTAAAAATGAAATATCTAAAATAGATAAAAGAAAAATTAGTATGGGTTTGTTTGCTTATCCTATTTTAATGGCTGCTGATATTTTGCTTTATAACGCTCAAATTGTTCCCGTAGGAAAAGATCAATTGCAACATATAGAAATAACTAGACGTATAGCCACTTCTTTTAATCAAAGAATAGGTAAAAAATTATTTGTATTGCCTAATGCTTTCTTGCAAAAAAAAACTATGTCTGTACCTGGAACAGATGGAAAAAAAATGAGTAAATCTAAAAAAAATTGGATCAACATTTTTTCTTCAGATGAAATTTTGAAAAAGCAAATTATGAGCATTCGGACGGATAGTAAATCCTTGGAAGAAAAGAAAGATCCTGAAACAGATTATGTAATGTCCTTATACAAATTAATAGCTCCTTTAGACAAAATAGATAAAATGAAAAAGAAATATCTAAAAGGAGGATATGGATATTCTGAGGCTAAAATAGCGTTATATGAGCTTATAATTCATAAATTTTCAACAGAAAGAAAAAAATTTTTTTCTTTCATAAAAAACAAATCTTTATTAGATCATATTCTTTCTTTGGGAGCTGAAAAAGCAAAAAGGATAGCTAATGAAAGATTGAATGATATCAGAAAATGTTTAAAATTAAAACCTATCAAATCAAATTGA
- a CDS encoding nucleotide exchange factor GrpE, with amino-acid sequence MDINQKNTEKQLDPSKEACNVGSSSCQVEKKDPLKKEIELIQEELEKEKNKFLRLFAEFENYKKRIQKERFDIFRAVHEQILIDLIPILDDFERGLKELKKSKDELIVKGVSLIQEKLIKILKEKGLNKIKIKKGDDFNTDLHEAISQIPAVTENLKGKIIEIIEAGYILKEKVIRHAKVITGK; translated from the coding sequence ATGGATATTAATCAAAAAAATACTGAAAAACAGTTAGATCCATCTAAAGAAGCTTGTAATGTAGGATCTTCTTCTTGTCAAGTAGAAAAAAAGGATCCATTAAAGAAAGAAATAGAGCTTATTCAAGAAGAATTAGAAAAAGAAAAAAACAAGTTTTTACGTCTTTTTGCAGAATTCGAAAATTATAAAAAACGTATTCAAAAAGAAAGATTTGATATTTTTAGAGCTGTTCATGAACAAATTTTGATAGATTTAATTCCGATTTTAGATGATTTTGAACGAGGACTTAAAGAGTTGAAAAAATCTAAAGATGAACTTATCGTTAAAGGAGTTTCTTTAATACAAGAAAAACTTATTAAAATTTTAAAAGAAAAAGGATTAAATAAAATAAAAATAAAAAAAGGAGATGATTTTAATACAGATTTACACGAGGCTATTTCACAAATTCCAGCTGTTACAGAAAATTTAAAAGGAAAAATCATAGAAATTATAGAAGCTGGATATATTCTTAAGGAAAAAGTCATACGACATGCTAAAGTCATAACCGGAAAATAA